The Thermobifida halotolerans sequence TGCCGCGAGCACCGCTCCGCCGAGGATCGCGGTCACCTTGTAGGTGTTGACCAGGGCGTCGTGGCCTCGGACCGCGACCAGCGCCACCACCAGGGCGGCGAGGGCCATGGCCGCCGTGAGCGCTCCGCTTCCGGTGGGGGTGCCCAGCAGGCGCTCACCCGCGACCATGACCGCGGTGCCGCCGACCCAGACGGTGATCGCGAAGAAGCCGAGCGCCACCACGACGGTGATGAGGTTGCTGATCGCCCGGCCGCGCAGCCCGAAGTGGGCTCCGCTGGACATGGGGTCGTTCATGCCGGTGCGCAGACCGACCCGGACGAGGGGGGCGAGGACCGCGGTGCCCACCGCCACCCCGACGACGATCGACGTGACAGCCGACCACCAGCCCAGTCCGAAGGAGATCGGCAGCGCGCCGAGGACCACCGTGCCCAGGGAGAACTGGGCGGCGGGCCAGATCCAGGCGAAGTCGGAGGGACGTCCGGTGCGCTCGTGGTCGGGGATCGTCTCGATCCCGTCGACCCCGCTCCGGGGCGCGGTGCGCGCCCCGGAGCCGAGCGTCCCGTCCTGGGACGTGGTCATGGTCGTCCTTTCTGCCCGACGGGCACCACCGCGGCGTCCGCTCCGGTCTTCTCCGCGTCGGCCTCCGACAGGTCGACCACGATCCGCAGCGGATCGCAGCGGGGCCCCGCCAGACGTCGACCGTCCCGGATGTCGAAGGTGGACTGGTGCAGCGGACACCTGATGCGCAGCGTCCGGCCGTCCACGTGGCCGAACCTCAGCAGTCCGCGGCGGTGCGGGCAGTGCGCCTCCGCCAGGATCCTGCGCCCGGCCACCTCGATGAGCACCAGGTCCTCGGTGACCTGCCGCACCACGGGGCCGTCGGCCTGCCCGCTCATGGGGCCGTGACCCCGCGCGCCCGGGCGATCGCCGCCTCGTTGGCCTCGTCGACGATCGCGCTGGTGATCTCCACTCCGGCCCACACCTTGGCCGTGTCCAGTCCGACCTCCTCGTCCATCGCGCGGATCGCGATCCGCATCTGCTGGCTGTGGTAGCTGTCGATGTAGAGGTGCTCGGTGTAGTAGGCGTGCTTGTGGATGCCCAGGCGTTCCGCGGCCCGCGCGAAGCCGCGGAAGCCGTAGAGCACGCTGGCCTCGAAGTAGGCGTAGGCGCCCAGGAAGTAGTCGGGCGCGGGCGCCCGACTGGTCAGCCAGTAGAAGAGGTTGACGTAGGCGAGGCTCTCCGGCCCGGCCTCCTCGACGTAGTGCTCCAGGTCGGTGGACATGCCGAGTTCGGTCAGCAGGTCCCGGTAGAGCTGGGAGTGCGCCTGCTGCTCGTTGCCGCAGCCGAGTTCGTCGATGAGCACCCGGAACACGGCCATACCGGACCGGTAGGGCAGGCGGGGCACGATCGGCAGCAGCGACTGCGACTCGGTGAGCCCGTCCACGGCGAACTCGGCCACCACCTTCTTGAACTGCTCCATGGTGGCTTCCTCGGCGAGGAAGCGGTGGCTCTCGGACTCCCCGATCTCCGCCTCCTCCGCGGCGTGCCGCTCCCGCAGCGCCTTGAGCAGGTCGCCGCGGGTGGCGAAGTGGGGGGCGCGGCTCTCGAACTCCTGGACGCGGGGGATGATCCAGTTCCGCTCCAGTTCCAGCATCCGCGCGTAGTCCTCGGTGTCGGGCACCGAGCGGTAGTGCCGGTACAGCTTCTTCTGGTCGATGTCCGCGCTGCGGTGCCGCGCGTCGGTGTCCCGGGTGGTGGATGTGGTCATGCCTGCTCCAGGGAGGGTTGGGGGGTGATGACCCCGCGCCGACCGAGTTCCTGTTTGACCCGCGCGTACCAGTCGTCCTCGAAGACGCCGTAGTTCTCGCACACCGCGTTGATCACCTCCTGGCGATCGGGGGTGGGGTCGACCAGCATGGCGTTGCACAGTCCCGGTTCGAGGTTGGCCAGCGGGCCGACGAAGCCGTCGATCCCGGCGGAGGCGAGCAGCAGGTTCTCCCACCCCTCGAAGACCGGGACGCCGGTTCCGGCGGCGGCGAGCTTCCGGGTGAACTCGGGGGAGCCGCTGGACTCCTTGACGCCGACCACGCCGGGCAGTTCGCACAGGCGCAGCATGGTCTCGTACTCGATGCGGTTTCCGGAGACCGCCTCCTCGTTGTAGAGGAAGATCGGGAGGTCGACGCCTTCCCGCAGGGTCCGGTAGTGCTGGTAGATCTCCTCCTGGGTGATGTCCATGCGGAAGGGGGTGGTCACCACCACCGCGTCGGCGCCCATGGCCCTGGCGAGGCGTGCCCGCCGCAGGACCCCCTCGGTGTCGGGGAGTTGGATTCCGACCAGCACGGGCAGCCCGTGGGAGTTGGCCACGGTGTAGGACACCATGTCGTGCCACTGCCGCTCGGTGAGTCTCCAGCCCTCGCCGGAGCTGAGCGTCGGCATCAGCGCGGTGACGTCGGCGTGGACGTACTCGATGAGGCTGACGACGTCCCTCTTGGAGACGGCGCCGGTGGGGTCGAAGGGGGTGACCAGGGGGACGATGGTTCCGGAGTACACTTCGCTGCTCCTCACAACTGGTCGGCGACCACGGTCAGGACGAGGGAGTCCCGGTAGTGGCGCTCCAGGTGGTCGGGGAAGGAGGGTTCCCAGGCGAGCGGGCCGACCGCCTCGACGGGGAGGTCCGTGCGCGCGGCGAGCCTGGGGCTGGCGGTGTGGAGCCTGCCGCCGCGGTTGAGCGCCTGGGCCACCGCCAGCCGCTCGTGCGCCGGGAGGCCGTGCAGCCGGGGGTCGTCCCAGGCGGCGCGCACGTCCTTCTCGTCGTAGCCGACGCGGTGGATCTCCATGTCGGTGTGCAGGCGGTCCATGAACGGGTAGTAGGCGTCCTGCACCTCCCGCGGGTAGCCCCAGACCAGGTCGTCGCAGCGTCCGACCTGTTCCAGGCTCATCACCACGCGGCCGTCGATCCGGTCGGCGAAGAAGCGCTTGCAGGCGTTGCGGAGTTCGGCGTCGCGGCTGTGCATGCCCATGAACAGCGCGGCGTCGACGAAGACGTCACCGCTCATAGCGCGTCAGCATCCCGCTCATGCGTTCCATGGCCGCGGCGAAGGTCCGGGGCTCGCGCGCCAGGGCCAGTCGGACGAACCGCTCCCCCAGGGCCGGGCTGTTCCAGTAGAAGTAGGTGCCGGGCAGGACGTAGATCTCCTCCTTGAAGAGGTCCTCCTGCAACTGCGACGCGGTCAGTTCCTCCGATTTGATCCGGAACCAGGCGACGCTGGTCCCCACCACCGGTTTCTGGTATTCCAGGACGGCGCCGTCCAGGGCGCTTCGCGCCTCATCGTTGTTCTGGGTGATGACTTCGCGCACCGAGGCGAAACCGTCCTGGATCGAGTCCTCGACATATTGGGTGACCATGTTGAGGACGAATGGCGAGACGTTGAGCAGCACACTGGTGTGCAGGTTGTAGACCTCGTTGTGGATATTCCTGCTCGCGGTGAGCATCGCGCATTTGGCGTCCTGGATCGGCCAGGTTTTTCCGGTGTCCT is a genomic window containing:
- a CDS encoding dihydrodipicolinate synthase family protein, encoding MYSGTIVPLVTPFDPTGAVSKRDVVSLIEYVHADVTALMPTLSSGEGWRLTERQWHDMVSYTVANSHGLPVLVGIQLPDTEGVLRRARLARAMGADAVVVTTPFRMDITQEEIYQHYRTLREGVDLPIFLYNEEAVSGNRIEYETMLRLCELPGVVGVKESSGSPEFTRKLAAAGTGVPVFEGWENLLLASAGIDGFVGPLANLEPGLCNAMLVDPTPDRQEVINAVCENYGVFEDDWYARVKQELGRRGVITPQPSLEQA
- a CDS encoding Rieske (2Fe-2S) protein; translated protein: MSGQADGPVVRQVTEDLVLIEVAGRRILAEAHCPHRRGLLRFGHVDGRTLRIRCPLHQSTFDIRDGRRLAGPRCDPLRIVVDLSEADAEKTGADAAVVPVGQKGRP
- a CDS encoding iron-containing redox enzyme family protein, producing MTTSTTRDTDARHRSADIDQKKLYRHYRSVPDTEDYARMLELERNWIIPRVQEFESRAPHFATRGDLLKALRERHAAEEAEIGESESHRFLAEEATMEQFKKVVAEFAVDGLTESQSLLPIVPRLPYRSGMAVFRVLIDELGCGNEQQAHSQLYRDLLTELGMSTDLEHYVEEAGPESLAYVNLFYWLTSRAPAPDYFLGAYAYFEASVLYGFRGFARAAERLGIHKHAYYTEHLYIDSYHSQQMRIAIRAMDEEVGLDTAKVWAGVEITSAIVDEANEAAIARARGVTAP
- a CDS encoding DUF6190 family protein, whose translation is MSGDVFVDAALFMGMHSRDAELRNACKRFFADRIDGRVVMSLEQVGRCDDLVWGYPREVQDAYYPFMDRLHTDMEIHRVGYDEKDVRAAWDDPRLHGLPAHERLAVAQALNRGGRLHTASPRLAARTDLPVEAVGPLAWEPSFPDHLERHYRDSLVLTVVADQL